TCGCCTCCGACAAGTGCTCATAGCCCAGATAGGGGTCGGGGATGCGCAGGCCGTGGTTCACCGTGATGCAGTCCACGTGGCAGTCGATGGCACACAGGCGACAGCTGTGGCAGTCGTTGGGGTAGCGGATCACTGCCTTCCAGCCCGGCGGGCCGATCGGATTCCACGGCTCGCCCACTTCCTCCAGGGTCAGCACGCCGGTCGGGCAGGCGTCGATACAGGCATTGCAGCCGTCGCAGATGGCGTAGTCTATTTTCTCGATCATGGTCAGTGGTCTCCTTCAGGCGCTCTGGGCTTCGCGAAAGCGTTCTGGCACGCCGTATGTGGACGGCTCGATGCCGCGCGGAGGCTTGATGGGCCAGCGCTCGAAGGGCAGATCCCAATGCGTGACTCGCGGCGGCGCGGCCAGATCCTCCCCTGGCGCGCTCAACATCAACCACTTCAGCCAGCGGTCGTTATCCCGGAACGGATAGTCGGCGCGGAACAGCTCGGCGCGGCTCTCGGTGCGCTCCAGCATGGCGCTGGTGACCAGCTTGCAAACTTCCAGATAGGTGCGCGCGTCGTGCGCCTTGACCAGTTCGTGCAGGTCAGGGGCATACACCTTGGGTAACAGGTCGGCCTCGATGCGGGCCAGTTCCTCGCGTACGTGCTGGATACGGGCAGCGTTCTTGAACAGCGCGAAGGTCGCCTCGCCGGTCACGCGGCCGATTTCGAGGTGGGCGTCGGCTGGGCGCGTCAGCCGGAACTTGTGGCGCGGCGCATAGAAAGCGGAGATGGCGTCGTCCACCTGGCGCGTATTGCGCGGCAGGCGCCCAAGACTCGCGGCGCGCGCCGCCATGGCACCGGCAGCCCGGTAGCCGGTCACCAGCGAGGCACTCGAAATGGCGCTGCCGGAGATGCCCGCCATCATATGCGGCAGGCAGGTGCACGCACCTGCGGCGTACAGCCCGGGCACGTTGGTCTCGCCGTCAAGTCCGATGCGCAGGCCCGACGAGCTGTTGCTGGCCAGCACCATCATCGGGTTAACAGTCAGCGTGTCGCGCGCCGGGTCGACGCCAAATTCCTTGAATGCGCGCCCCACGGTCGGCGCCACCTGATACAGCATCTCAATGTCCGCGGTGGGCACGTGACGCATGTCCACGTAACAGGGGCCACGCCCTTCGATGTTTTCGGTAATGATGCCCCGCGCCATCTGGATCAGGCCGGTCTGCTCACCCCAGATCGGGTCGTAGCCGCTCATGAAGCGTTCGCCCAGGCGGTTCTTGAAGTGCGCGCCAATGCCCTGAATCTTGGCCTGGCCGGGCGTGAAGAACGTCTTGTTGAAATAACTCCAGGCAGCGAACTGGCCAAACTCCATGCCGGCCAGCTCGGCGCCCGCGCGGTAGGCCATGCGGTGTCCGTCGCCGGGGATGTGGTCGGAAAAGGCGTAATGCATGCGCGGGTAGAAGGGCCCGGTGCACAGCAGCACCGCCTTGGCGCGAAACACGTGCGGTACACCGGTCTGCACGTGCACGCCGACCGCGCCGCACACGCCCTCCTTGGTCGGGTGCAGGCCATCGAGCGTGAGCAGGTCCAGACTCGCCACCTTCTCGAACAACCGAACCCGCGCGCGCTTCATTGCCTTGCGCATCACCTCCATGCAGGCCCGCCCATCGGCACCCAGCGTGGTGCCGATCTTGTGGCCGCGCACCTTCACGTACTTGAGATTGCCGTCGGGGCTGCGCGCGTAGGGCACGCCCATGTCGATCAGCTCACGGAAGCGGAAGTAGGCGTCACGCAGAAACATTGCCGTCCAGTCCTGGTCGGCCAGGTAGTTCGAGCCGACCACGAACTCTTCCACCCAGGTGTTGAGTTCATCGCCTTCCAGCAGGCGGTCCGGGGCGAATTGCGAGTGCACGTAGGTCATGGGACCGGCGCGGGCGACCTGGGCTTTTTCGACCAGCGCCACCGAGGCGCCCAGTTCCCGCGCGCGCAGTGCCGCCCGGCAACCGCCGAGGCCGCCGCCGATCACCAGCACGTCCACGTTCACGTTCACGGGATCGTAGTCGGACATTGCTCTGTCTCCTGCCGCGGGGGCGTTATCAGAAAAAATTGGTCAGGTTCTTGATCGGCAGGACGTTGTGGTCAATCAGGACGCGGCGGCGCGCCAGGCGCAGGCCCTGCGGTGTCGGGCGCAGCGCGTCTTCGCGGCGGCCAGCCAGCAGGTCGGTCTCGCGCTCCATGCGGCTGCGGTAAAAGATGAAATGGCTGTGTACCTCCCACTCCGGGCCGCTGTCGTCCATCAGCAGTACGTTCGAGACCAGGTGGCAGGTACGCGAGGGTGGCTCCTCCGCCCAGTGCACGCCGGTGTGCAGCTGCGTCACGCGCATGGCGAGCACGTCCTTGCCCTCGTCGAACCAGGCAACATCCTGGCCTTCGCGCGTCCATTCCTCAGCGGGTGCCAGCGAGGGCACATTGCGCCGCAGCGGCATGAAATAGCGCACGTCGTCGGCGAGCAGGTCCAGCCAGGCGGTGAACTCGCGCCGGTCCAGCAAGCCAGCTTCGCGGTACAGGAACTCTTCAGCCTCGCGTGCCCGCAGCAAACGCGCCAGGGCGGCGTTGTCCGGGCCGCTCACAGTACGCCCATCAGCTGTGCCCAGCGCCGGTAGTAGCCGCGCTGGTTCTGCTCGGACACGCCTTCCATGACGGTACCGCCGCGCGCGATCCACGGCTCGCTGCCGGCCGCCAACTCATGCCCAAGGCCCATTGCCATGTGATAGGGATGGCGCCGCGCGATGGTGCCGCGACTGGCCCGGTGGGCGAGGTTCCAGTTCTCCATGTCGTCCTCTTCGGTCAGGCCCGATGGCCCCTGGTAGCGGATGACGTAGCGGCGCAGGTGGTCTTTGACCGCCGCCGGCGCGTACTCGGGGACGAAGTAGAAGCGCCATACCTCGCAGGTCTCGGGCCCGGCCGGATGCCATAGCGCGATGCTGGTGCGGCCGTTCGAGAAGGACATATTCGGAAAGATGGTGCCGCCGTGGGGCACCATGCGGGCGCGCTCGCCAAGCTGTTGCTCGCGCGCGGCGTAAGCGCGCCGGTAATACGCGTGCAGTTCCGGTACGGCGGCGTAGGCGGACAGAAAATCGAAACCCGGCGGATACAGCGCACCACGTCCGGAGTGGCCAGTCGCCGCGTAGGCAATGTTTTGCAGCACCGGCTTTTGCGGAATGGCGTCGTACTGGTGGCGCCCGGCCTTGCCGCTGGGCGACAGCGCCAGCTGGTCCACCGAGGCGTGGCTGACGTTGTGGTAGTTGTCGCCGGAGAAATTCTCGGCGCCGAATTTCCAGTTGCACGGCAGGGTCCACTTCTGCACGCCGGCGATCAGTTCCAGTTCCCCGACCCCGACATCCGGCACAGTGAAGAACTCCTCGATCCAGATCCGCGCGTCGCCCAGCCAATCCTCAAGACCCGGCGTGGCAGCGTCCCAGCAGGCCCAGATGCTGCCCTTGAGCTCCGCAACCCGCGCTTCGACCAGACCCCATTCGGCCAGTTCCAGCTCGCTGAAGTAACCCTCGCGCAGCGCCGGCACGGCGCCCAGGCGGCCTTTGGTGTCATAGGTCCAGCCGTGGTACGGACAGGCAAACTCGCTGGCGTTGCCCTGGTCGTAGCGGCACACCTGCATGCCGCGATGGCGGCATGAATTCAGGAACACGTGCAGCTCGCCATCCACGTCGCGCACCAGCAGTACCGATTCCTCACCCATGCGCGAAACCACAAAGTCACCTGGGCGGCGCACCTGGCTGACGTGGCCGACGAACAGCCACTGCGTGGCGAAGATACGTTCTAGCTCTGCGGCGTAAAGCGTTGGATCAACGAATATTTCACGGCTGACGAGGCCGCGCTCAGGGTCGACTAGCGCCCGTGTTTTAAGGTCAGCGAGGTCCATGACGTTGTCCTTTTCAGGCGAGTAGGGGTCGGCCACCCTGGTGGGAAAAACAGCCCACGTCGAGCACGGTGCCGGATATCTGTGTCGCGGCGTCAGAGAGCAGGAAGGCGACCGCGTTCGCAATGTCCTGAGGCTCGGTCACCCGGCCGGTGGCGGTGCGGCTGGCCAGGCGCTCGAAAGCCGGCACGCTGCCGAGCCCGGTCATACCCGAGTGCGTTCCGCCGGGTACGACCACGTTGACGCGGATGTGATCGTCCAGATGATCCCAGGCCATGGCCGCGGACAGCGCGAACACACCGCCCTTGCTGGCACTATAGGCCGCCAGATCCGGCTTGCCCCAGCCCGCGCCCGAGCCAATGTTGACGATGGCCCCGCCGCCGGCCGCGCGCATGGCCGGAATCACGGCCCGACAGGTGAGAAAAACCCCCTTCAGGTTCACGCCGATGACGTGATCCCACAGCGCCTCGTCGGTTTGCGTGACGTCGCCGCGCGGGTGGATGGCCGCATTGTTGACCAGTGCGTCTATGCGGCCGTGACGGCTCAACACCCCGGCAACCCAGGCCCGCACCTGCGCGCCGTCGGCCACATCCACCTCGGCCAGGTCGGCGCTGAGCTGACGCTGCGCCAGCTCGGCCGCAGTGCCGGCGATGCCAGCCTCGGCAATGCTGCCCACCTGGCGCGCCTCAAGCCCGCAGGCACACACCGTGTGTCCCTGCGCGGCCAGCGTCAGCGTGATCGCCCGGCCAATGCCGTAGGTGCCCCCGGTAACCAGCGTGACGGGTGCTGCTTGCCGTTCCATGGCCCGGCTTCTCAGGCGGCGAGGGCGTGCAGCTGGGTGATGACCGGCAGCCCGGACAGCGCCTTGCGCCAGGACTGCCCGCCTGGCTCGCCCAGGTACAGATCACCGCCGGTGGTGCCCAGATACAGCTGTGGCCGGCCGGGGTCGGGCGCCACGGCCAGGGCCCACACCATATCGAACAGCGGCGTCGGCAGGCCTTCGGTTTCGAGCCGTTGCCAGTTCGCACCGCCGTCGTCGCTGGCGGAAAGCACCACCTCGGCACCGCTGCGCCGTCGCAGGCGCGAAGGCGTCACAAAGTAGGCAAAGTGCCCCAGCGCCGCACCAAGCACCATGCGTGTCATCGAGGCCCAGTACGGCGGAATGCCCCTGGCGGTGGCCAGGTACACCCGCTGCGGGCGCCCAGGTTCGGCGCAGATGGCGTCCTCGCAGTACTTGTAGGCGCCAAGGCCGGTGTTGGATTGCAGGTAATTGGCGCCGCCGTTGCCACTGCGAAACAGGCCCTCGTAACCGGTGCGCTTGTAGGCATTGGTGTCCAGACCGGTGGTCACCAGCACCGTGCGGGCCGGATCTTCCAGCACCAGGGCGCGGTGGATGTCGTGTCCGCAATCCGGCGCCTCGACGAAGGTCTGCCCGCCGTCCGTGGTCTTGAGCAGGGAACCGACCTCGATACCGACGTAGAAGGTCTGCGGATCGTCCGGATGAAAGGCCAGCGTGCGCACATGTCCGAGCTTGGGACGGATCGGAAACGCCCAGTCCTTGGCGGCCGGGTGCGTGCGCACGGCGGTGAGTTCCTCGAAGCGCTGGCCGTTGTCGCGTGACACGTAAAGCGCTGCCGGCTCGGTGCCGGCATAGACCGTGTCCGGGTCATCAGGGTGCAGCGCCAGCGTGCGCACGTCCTGGTACGGCAGGTTGGCGCCGATTGGTCGCCAGGAGCGACCTGCGTCGCGGCTCGCGCACATACCGCCCTGGTAGAAACCGATGTAGATCTTTTCGCCGCTCGCGTCGACCGCCAGGCTCATGATCGGCTTGTCGGTGGCGAGCAGGCGCTCGGCCGACCACTGACCATGTGTATCGCTGACCCGGAACAGACCGGCGCGTGTCCCCACCAATATCATGTCCAACCCTCCTGTTTTTATCCCGTGCTCACGCGGTCGCTCGTAGTGGGCTGACCGTCGGCGTGGTGCCGTAGCCATAGTCCGCCCAGTTAGCGAGTACCTTGGCTTTTACGTCTTCGGACCAGCCGTGAGAAAAGTCTGATATGACCGAGTGACGTGCTCGGTACTCAGGCGGCCAGTGCGCCGGGAAGGTCGCATCCATTACCCACTGGGAGGTGAGATGGCGTTCACGCTCCTCAGGTTCCAGATACGGCACCAGCGAGTTGGCCGGCACGTTTGGAACCACCTCGAAGCGCGATGGGTGCAAGCGCGTCGCCATCGCCCACATCACGTCCTGGACGTTGGTGACGTCGACATCCTCGTCCACGAAGATGATGCCGGTATTGGTCAGAAACATCCGTGCGCCCGCCATCAATGAGCCCACGATGCGCTTGGTGAGTCCGAGTTCGGGTTTCACCGCCACCACCGGCAGGATCGGGGGAAAACAGTATATGGACTTCACCGGGAGGCCATCGCGCTCAAGCCGGTTGCGCGCTGCCGCCGCCAGCATGATCGACATGCCCGCGGCACAGTCGTCCCAGGGCTTGCCCATGTTGGCCATGGGGAACACCGGATTGCGCCGATGAGTAATGCAGGTCACGCGTGCCACGGGACTCTGGCCCTGTGGCACCGAGTGGCCAGTGAACTCGCCAAACGGTCCTTCGGGTCCTCGCACACCGGGCAGCACCTCGGCCTCGATGACGATCTCGGCGTCGGCTGGCACCTCCAGATCCGAAGTCTCGCATTTGACTACCGGTACCGGCGACTGGCGTAGCCCGCCGGCGGCATCCGCCTCGCATTCGCCGTACCCCAGCGGCGTCATGCCGGCCAAGTGCACGGACGGGTCAGCGCCAATGACCAGCGCGATCGGCATGGGTTTGCCGGCCGCCTCATACTTGCGAAACATGCCGCCGCCGTGCTGTTCCGACGGCAGCAGCAAGATGTTGAAGTGTTGTGGGTCCTTGTACTGGCAGCGGTAGGTCGCCCAATTGGTCCAGCCATTCTCCGGATCCTTGGTGACCACAATGTCCCAGGTGCCGACGTAACGGCCGCCGTCGATGCTCTTGATCCAGGGCATTGGAAATTGCCTCAGGTCGAGCTGCCCCGGATCGGTGATGACGATCTCCTTGCACGGGGCCTGCTGGCGTTTGGCGCGTACCGGGGGTAGCGGCTTTTTCAGGCGTATGCGCACCTCTTCGATGAGGTCAAGCGGATGGATGTCCGGCGGCAGGCCCAGCGCAATCGCGACGCGGGAATGGATGCCCGCACATCCGGGCCCGAGTAGCACGGCCACGAGTTCGGCGCCTGGATAATCCTTGACGTTGACGAATAGTGGCGCTGGCGCTCTTCGTTCGCAGGCCAGTCGACTGACAGCGCCGGCCTCCAGGTTCCAATCGACCTCGCGCTCCACACGGAGCAATTCGTCGGCATTGGCTAATGCCTTGATGAAGGTCCTTTGATCGGTATGTGCACCCATGAGTTTTCCTCCTACCTTCAAGAAACCAGATGCTTTCCCGGCAGCGGGGCGGCGTGCCGCGCGCTGGGTTTGGCTACCTTTTCGAGCAGGTGTACCCACTGACGAAACTGCCCGTGCAGCATGCTCTCGTCCTGAAAATCGTCGCCCCAGGCGAGCGGATGGATACCCAGTGCCCGCGCGTGCTGGTCCTGGCCAGCGTGAATGCGCGTGCCGCCGCGTGCGTAACCCTGTTGCCAGGCCGCCAGGGAGCCCGCAAAGCCCTGTTGACAGGCCTCGAACACTAGCAGATCGTCCGGCGTCGCCACACCGGTGGCGTTGAAGAAATCCTCGTACTGGCGCAGCCGCAAGGTGCGTGCCGCGGGGCTCTCGCCAACCGGGGCAACGGCGTAGATGCTGACCTCGCAGGACGCCACGTCCAGTGGTCGGATGACGCGGATCTGGGTGGATGCGTTGTCCTGCAGCAGCAGGTTCGGGTAGATCAGAACATTGCGCTGATGGTGCAGGATCCAGCGCGCGCGCTGTGGGCTCATGCGCTGTTCGATGTCCGCGCGCCAGTCCCAAACCGGGCGCGCCTCGGGGCGTGGATAGGTGGCCCACATCACGCCGTGACCGTGCGCAAATTCGTACCAGCCGCTGGCGCGTGCGGCGAGTGAGTCGTCATAGGAGCGACGCACTTCGCCGCCCTGCGGCGCGCGGCGCGCCATCATGGCGAGGTAGTTCGCGTGGACCGTGGTGAAGTGGTAGCCATCGAGTCCGTTCTCGGGCTGTAGCTTCCAGTTGCCGCGGTTCACGTAGCTGGAGGCGCCGGGCAGCACCTCCAGGCCATCCGCAGACTGGTCGACCAGCAGGTCGATGAACACGCTGGCATCGCCCAGGTGCTCGGCGAGCGAGGCGACCTCAGGGTTCAGAGAACCGAACACGAAGCCGCGATAGGAGGTGAGTTTGGGGATGGCGGTCAGATCGTG
This DNA window, taken from Immundisolibacter sp., encodes the following:
- a CDS encoding aromatic ring-hydroxylating dioxygenase subunit alpha, giving the protein MDLADLKTRALVDPERGLVSREIFVDPTLYAAELERIFATQWLFVGHVSQVRRPGDFVVSRMGEESVLLVRDVDGELHVFLNSCRHRGMQVCRYDQGNASEFACPYHGWTYDTKGRLGAVPALREGYFSELELAEWGLVEARVAELKGSIWACWDAATPGLEDWLGDARIWIEEFFTVPDVGVGELELIAGVQKWTLPCNWKFGAENFSGDNYHNVSHASVDQLALSPSGKAGRHQYDAIPQKPVLQNIAYAATGHSGRGALYPPGFDFLSAYAAVPELHAYYRRAYAAREQQLGERARMVPHGGTIFPNMSFSNGRTSIALWHPAGPETCEVWRFYFVPEYAPAAVKDHLRRYVIRYQGPSGLTEEDDMENWNLAHRASRGTIARRHPYHMAMGLGHELAAGSEPWIARGGTVMEGVSEQNQRGYYRRWAQLMGVL
- a CDS encoding UbiD family decarboxylase, with protein sequence MGAHTDQRTFIKALANADELLRVEREVDWNLEAGAVSRLACERRAPAPLFVNVKDYPGAELVAVLLGPGCAGIHSRVAIALGLPPDIHPLDLIEEVRIRLKKPLPPVRAKRQQAPCKEIVITDPGQLDLRQFPMPWIKSIDGGRYVGTWDIVVTKDPENGWTNWATYRCQYKDPQHFNILLLPSEQHGGGMFRKYEAAGKPMPIALVIGADPSVHLAGMTPLGYGECEADAAGGLRQSPVPVVKCETSDLEVPADAEIVIEAEVLPGVRGPEGPFGEFTGHSVPQGQSPVARVTCITHRRNPVFPMANMGKPWDDCAAGMSIMLAAAARNRLERDGLPVKSIYCFPPILPVVAVKPELGLTKRIVGSLMAGARMFLTNTGIIFVDEDVDVTNVQDVMWAMATRLHPSRFEVVPNVPANSLVPYLEPEERERHLTSQWVMDATFPAHWPPEYRARHSVISDFSHGWSEDVKAKVLANWADYGYGTTPTVSPLRATA
- a CDS encoding ferredoxin family protein translates to MIEKIDYAICDGCNACIDACPTGVLTLEEVGEPWNPIGPPGWKAVIRYPNDCHSCRLCAIDCHVDCITVNHGLRIPDPYLGYEHLSEAKTA
- a CDS encoding SDR family NAD(P)-dependent oxidoreductase, with amino-acid sequence MERQAAPVTLVTGGTYGIGRAITLTLAAQGHTVCACGLEARQVGSIAEAGIAGTAAELAQRQLSADLAEVDVADGAQVRAWVAGVLSRHGRIDALVNNAAIHPRGDVTQTDEALWDHVIGVNLKGVFLTCRAVIPAMRAAGGGAIVNIGSGAGWGKPDLAAYSASKGGVFALSAAMAWDHLDDHIRVNVVVPGGTHSGMTGLGSVPAFERLASRTATGRVTEPQDIANAVAFLLSDAATQISGTVLDVGCFSHQGGRPLLA
- a CDS encoding Rieske 2Fe-2S domain-containing protein; translated protein: MPAEPIASSAVLTRDGVFEVARSLFTDPALHALEMRAIFEGTWLYLCHESQIARPGDWFTTHMGRQPVVIVRGQDQKVRGFINACAHRGAMLCRTRKGNSKFLTCPYHGWVYGNDGRNVQIKDHSSGAYPSAFEAQSHDLTAIPKLTSYRGFVFGSLNPEVASLAEHLGDASVFIDLLVDQSADGLEVLPGASSYVNRGNWKLQPENGLDGYHFTTVHANYLAMMARRAPQGGEVRRSYDDSLAARASGWYEFAHGHGVMWATYPRPEARPVWDWRADIEQRMSPQRARWILHHQRNVLIYPNLLLQDNASTQIRVIRPLDVASCEVSIYAVAPVGESPAARTLRLRQYEDFFNATGVATPDDLLVFEACQQGFAGSLAAWQQGYARGGTRIHAGQDQHARALGIHPLAWGDDFQDESMLHGQFRQWVHLLEKVAKPSARHAAPLPGKHLVS
- a CDS encoding FAD-binding protein, which codes for MSDYDPVNVNVDVLVIGGGLGGCRAALRARELGASVALVEKAQVARAGPMTYVHSQFAPDRLLEGDELNTWVEEFVVGSNYLADQDWTAMFLRDAYFRFRELIDMGVPYARSPDGNLKYVKVRGHKIGTTLGADGRACMEVMRKAMKRARVRLFEKVASLDLLTLDGLHPTKEGVCGAVGVHVQTGVPHVFRAKAVLLCTGPFYPRMHYAFSDHIPGDGHRMAYRAGAELAGMEFGQFAAWSYFNKTFFTPGQAKIQGIGAHFKNRLGERFMSGYDPIWGEQTGLIQMARGIITENIEGRGPCYVDMRHVPTADIEMLYQVAPTVGRAFKEFGVDPARDTLTVNPMMVLASNSSSGLRIGLDGETNVPGLYAAGACTCLPHMMAGISGSAISSASLVTGYRAAGAMAARAASLGRLPRNTRQVDDAISAFYAPRHKFRLTRPADAHLEIGRVTGEATFALFKNAARIQHVREELARIEADLLPKVYAPDLHELVKAHDARTYLEVCKLVTSAMLERTESRAELFRADYPFRDNDRWLKWLMLSAPGEDLAAPPRVTHWDLPFERWPIKPPRGIEPSTYGVPERFREAQSA
- a CDS encoding WD40/YVTN/BNR-like repeat-containing protein; its protein translation is MILVGTRAGLFRVSDTHGQWSAERLLATDKPIMSLAVDASGEKIYIGFYQGGMCASRDAGRSWRPIGANLPYQDVRTLALHPDDPDTVYAGTEPAALYVSRDNGQRFEELTAVRTHPAAKDWAFPIRPKLGHVRTLAFHPDDPQTFYVGIEVGSLLKTTDGGQTFVEAPDCGHDIHRALVLEDPARTVLVTTGLDTNAYKRTGYEGLFRSGNGGANYLQSNTGLGAYKYCEDAICAEPGRPQRVYLATARGIPPYWASMTRMVLGAALGHFAYFVTPSRLRRRSGAEVVLSASDDGGANWQRLETEGLPTPLFDMVWALAVAPDPGRPQLYLGTTGGDLYLGEPGGQSWRKALSGLPVITQLHALAA
- a CDS encoding 3-phenylpropionate/cinnamic acid dioxygenase subunit beta, with translation MSGPDNAALARLLRAREAEEFLYREAGLLDRREFTAWLDLLADDVRYFMPLRRNVPSLAPAEEWTREGQDVAWFDEGKDVLAMRVTQLHTGVHWAEEPPSRTCHLVSNVLLMDDSGPEWEVHSHFIFYRSRMERETDLLAGRREDALRPTPQGLRLARRRVLIDHNVLPIKNLTNFF